One genomic segment of Hevea brasiliensis isolate MT/VB/25A 57/8 unplaced genomic scaffold, ASM3005281v1 Scaf269, whole genome shotgun sequence includes these proteins:
- the LOC131176910 gene encoding flavonol sulfotransferase-like produces the protein MEPSSILSNKSEDPVSGTSASSTNHTKYKEIISTLPRIEGRWRQSLQLHEYQGFWFGQNILEGIMSAQEHLKAQPTDIFICSHPKSGTTWLKALSFAILTRKRFSYSSTNPLLSELPHDVMPFIDISAFTDITSRDPELPLLSTHMPYTSLPKSIVEGKCKIIYICRDPKDLFISLWHFTSKLRGTSAETFPLEEACQKFCEGLHNYGPYWDHVLGYWKASLQFPERMLFIKYEDLQNDTFSYVKRMAEFMGCPFSMEEERQGLVQKVVDLCSFEILSNLEVNKSKKHSSAARQYLKIEKRAFFRKGKVGDWENYLTAEMAATIDQITEQKFCGSGLSFKAP, from the coding sequence ATGGAACCATCTTCCATCTTATCCAATAAAAGTGAGGATCCTGTTTCAGGAACCAGCGCATCTTCAACAAATCATACAAAGTATAAGGAGATCATCTCGACTCTTCCTCGAATTGAAGGTAGATGGCGACAATCTCTGCAACTCCATGAATACCAAGGCTTTTGGTTCGGTCAAAATATACTTGAAGGCATCATGTCTGCACAGGAACACCTCAAAGCTCAACCTACTGATATTTTCATTTGCAGCCATCCAAAATCTGGAACAACTTGGCTTAAAGCCCTGTCTTTTGCCATTCTGACAAGAAAACGTTTTAGCTATTCCTCCACAAATCCTTTGCTTTCTGAGCTTCCACATGATGTTATGCCCTTTATTGATATTTCAGCATTCACTGATATTACCAGCAGAGACCCTGAACTTCCACTTTTGTCCACTCACATGCCTTACACTTCCTTGCCCAAGTCCATTGTAGAGGGTAAgtgtaaaattatttacatctgcAGGGATCCCAAGGATTTGTTTATTTCATTGTGGCACTTTACTAGTAAGTTAAGAGGTACAAGCGCAGAAACCTTTCCATTGGAGGAGGCATGTCAGAAATTTTGTGAAGGACTCCATAATTATGGCCCTTACTGGGATCATGTTTTGGGTTATTGGAAAGCAAGCCTTCAATTTCCCGAGAGAATGCTCTTCATCAAATATGAAGATCTGCAAAATGACACCTTCTCCTATGTCAAGAGAATGGCAGAGTTCATGGGTTGCCCTTTCTCCATGGAAGAAGAAAGACAAGGATTAGTGCAAAAAGTCGTCGACTTGTGCAGCTTTGAGATTCTTAGCAATTTGGAGGTGAATAAGAGTAAAAAGCACAGCTCTGCAGCAAGACaatatttgaaaattgaaaagagAGCATTTTTCAGGAAAGGTAAGGTTGGTGATTGGGAGAACTATTTGACAGCTGAAATGGCAgctacaattgatcaaataactgaacagaaGTTCTGTGGTTCTGGCTTGTCTTTTAAAGCTCCATAA